Sequence from the Nocardioides exalbidus genome:
GAGGGGGACGCGCACGGCCTCCTCCGGGACGGGGCCCGACGTGCGGTAGAGCAGCTTGTGCTCGAGCACGATGACCGGGTTGGGGTCGTCGATCGCGGCGAGCAGCAGGCCCTTGGCGTCGGCGGCGGTCGCCGGCATCACGACCTTGAGCCCGGGCACGTGGGCGAACCACGCCTCGAGGCTCTGGGAGTGCTGGGCCGCGGCGCCGGTGCCGGAGCCGAGCGGCGCGCGCAGCACCATCGGCACCGACATCGCGCCGCCGAGCATGTAGTGGATCTTCGCCGCCTGGTTGACGATCTGGTCCATCGCCTGGTTGGTGAAGTCCGAGAACTGGATCTCCACGATCGGGCGCATCCCGGCGAGCGCCGCGCCGACGGCCGCGCCGACGATGCCGAGCTCGGAGATCGGGGTGTCGCGGATCCGGTCGGCGCCGAAGCGGTGGAAGAGGTCGCCGCTGACGCCGAAGGCGCCGCCGTAGACGCCGATGTCCTCACCGAGCATGAAGACGCGCTCGTCGGCCTCCATGGACTGGCCGATCGCCTCGCGGACGGCTTCTGAGTAGGTGATGACGCGGTCCGTGCTCGGCGCCGCGAGGTCGAGGGGTGTGGTGGTCACGAGGGATGTCTCCTGTGTCTGGGTCGCGGGTCAGGCGCGGGCGAAGACCGCGTCGAGGAGGTCGGACGGGTCGGCGTCGGGAGCGGCGTTGGCCTGGCGCACGGCCTCGCGCATGTCCTCCATGGCCTGGGTGCGGATGGCCTGCACCTCCTCGTCGGTCAGCAGGCCGGACTCCTTGACCTGCGCCTCGAAGCGGAGGATCGGGTCCTTGGCACGCCAGTCGGCGATCTCCTCCTTGGTGCGGTAGAGGTTCTTGTCCGACTTGCTGTGGCCCTTCCAGCGGTAGGTCAGGTTCTCGACCAGGGTCGGGCCCTCGCCGGCCCGCGCGCGGGCGACGGCGGTGCTGACGGCGTCGTGCACCGCGTCGAGG
This genomic interval carries:
- a CDS encoding alpha-ketoacid dehydrogenase subunit beta, producing the protein MTTTPLDLAAPSTDRVITYSEAVREAIGQSMEADERVFMLGEDIGVYGGAFGVSGDLFHRFGADRIRDTPISELGIVGAAVGAALAGMRPIVEIQFSDFTNQAMDQIVNQAAKIHYMLGGAMSVPMVLRAPLGSGTGAAAQHSQSLEAWFAHVPGLKVVMPATAADAKGLLLAAIDDPNPVIVLEHKLLYRTSGPVPEEAVRVPLGQSAVRRRGEHITIVATGVMVSRSLEAAEILAADGIEVSVIDPRTLTPLDDAPIHEDVSRTGRALLVQEAPGHVGFTAELSARIAESPTIYRLLAPVRRLSGLDAPIPYAPQLEKASVPQVDNIVEAAKTMMKES